AGCAAACAGAAATAATGCAGTTGCAAGTACATGGTGGGTAAAAGATATTTCATTCCTCCGTTTAAAAAGTCTTGCATTTGGTTACAACTTACCTGATAAATGGGTGAAGAAAATTGGCTTCAGAACTGCACAGGTTTACGGACAAGGTTTCAATCTTATTTACTGGAGCAAATTCAAGTTGTGGGATCCTGAACTCAACACTACAAATGGTGCGATCTATCCCAACACCAGAAACTTCTCTTTAGGTATTGAGTTTACCTTATAAACAACAAACGAACGAAAATGAAAAAAATACTTTCTATATCTCTGATCATGGCCCTTTTTTCACTCGGGTCATGCAAAAAATACCTGGATACAGTACCGGATAACATCCTCACCATTGACGATGTGTTTAAAACACGTACCAATGTGATCCGCTATATCGGTAATATTTACCAGGCTATGCCAAACGAATTCAATCAACGTTTCTCCGGATCTGAAAATTCAGGTAACTGGACGGGCGCATCTGATGAAGGCAAATACACATGGGATTTCAACTACAGTACCAATATCAATAAGAGCGCATGGGCCAATACCGATGGCAGCATTGCAACTTATTGGGACAACTATTACAGGGCTATCCGTAATTCAACAGATTTTATTCAGCGTATTGATGCTGCTACACCAGAGATCAGTGCCGCTGAAAAAACGATACTGAAAGGTGAAGCAAGAGCATTAAGAGCATTTTACTATTATCAATTGTTACGCATCTATGGCCCTGTTGTTATTTTGGGTGAAGACCTGATTCCTGTAGCAGCAACACCTGATGAAGTAAACCGTCCACGTTCAACATTTGATGAGTGCATCAACTTTGTAGTTGATCAGCTTGATAAAGCTTATACTGAACTGCCGGTTAATTCCGCAGTTGCAGGTAAGTTTACAAAAGGCGTAGTAAAAGCATACAAAGTGCAGGCGTTGATGTTATCGGCAAGTCCCCTCTTCAACGGCAATACTGATTATGCCACTTTGAAAAATGATGATGGTAAAAATCTCATCAACCAAACATACGATGCAAGCAAATGGGCAAAAGCAGCAACTGCGGCAAAAGAATTTCTCAATGAATTTGCTCCCGGTACGTATGATCTGTTCAGAGTAACTGATGCAAATCCATTTAAAGCAGCCTACTTGTCAACTCGTGATGTCATCATGCAGAGCTGGAACAAAGAATGGATCTTTGGACGTTCTAACTCAGGTTATGGTCTGCTCCGTTACGATCGTACACCATTCCATGCAGGTTATGCAAGCCAGCGTGGTGCAGGCGCTAACGGTGCCACGCAGGCACAGGTAGACGCTTACTTCATGGCAAATGGCAAACCAATTACCGATCCAACTTCAGGTTATACAGCAACTGGTTTCAGCAGTTTCCAGGCACCATATGATAACACAACACGTTCAACATTTAATCAATGGGTAAACCGTGAGCCTCGTTTTTATGTAGGCATTACTTATACCAATAGTGTTTGGTTATATCCTGATCAGAATACAGGTAACCTCATTGTTACCAATATGGAATTTTCAGGTAATTCAGGTCTCGCACAAAGTACATCAGATGTTACACCAACCGGTTATATCATACGTAAAGGTGTTGCCAATACTGATGATGCAAGAGGTAATTTGTATTTACGTCTCGGACAAATTTATCTTGATTATGCTGAAGCATTGAATGAATCAAATCCTGCTGATGCTGACATTTTAAAGTATCTCAACTTCATTCGTGAACGTGCAGGTGTTGCGCAATATGGTGCGGGTGTTAATCCATTACCCGTTCCTGCATCACAAGTCGAAATGCGTGCAGCTATCCGTGCAGAAAGAAGGGTAGAGCTTGCGTTTGAAAACGTTCGCTATTTCGAAACAAGAAGATGGAAGATTGCTGAACAAACAGATGCCGGTCCTTTTTATGGCATGGACAGAACAAAGAACGGTTCAGCTTTCTACACAAAAACGTTGCTTGAAACAAGAACTTTCCGTAAGAGAGATTACTTATTCCCAATCCCTGCAAATGAAGTGTTGCGTAATCCGCTCATTAAACAAAATACAGGTTGGTAATTCATTCAATTCATCATCTCATATACATTAAGATGCAAAAAAATAATTTCAATAAATTCATAGGTATATTGCTGTTAACAACAGCAATAGCATCCTGCAATAAGCCGGAAGAAGTTAAATTGGCAAATGAAGGTTCGGTTTATATGCCGCAGGCTGTTGGTACAAGAGCAAAGACCGATCTGTTGTTTACATCAACTAATACAAAACAAGAACTGGTATTTGGCGCAGCCTATGGTGGCGTGAAGGTGGCCGGAACTCCAAACAATGTTTCATTTATTGTAGATGCTGCAAAAGTGGCGGCTTACAATACAGCAAACGGAACGAACTATACACTATTACCTGCATCGAGTTACGAGCTGCCGAACTTAAATGCTGTTATACCAGCAGGTTCAACCAGTTCAAATCCATTGACATTAACAGTTAAAACAAATACTGTTACGCCGGGTGTCCGGTATATGTTACCCATTACACTTTCGAGTGTATCAAGCGGCGAAATTGTATCAACCTTACAAACTACGTATTTCCGGTTCGATACATTGTTGAAAAAATCCATTGACGTTACCGGGCTCAGTACTTTAACGGTAAGTAATGAAAATAACGGCGGTCCTGACAATGGCGAAGGCTCTCCAAAGTTGGTTGATAATGATGTCAATTCAAAGTACCTGTTTCAGACATGGTCAACCGCATTGGCTACTAACGGTGGCGCATGGTTTAAGTTACAATTTGCAACTCCAATTAAAGTGGAAGCCTATACGCTCACTTCGGCGAATGATGCGGCAACACGTGATCTTAGAGACTGGAAATTGCAAGGTTCTAACGACAATACTACGTGGGTTGACCTTGATACGAGAGCAGGTGAAATGTTCCCAAGTCGCTATTTAACCAGGCGGTTTGAAGTGGCAGCTCCACAAACATTCACTTACTACAGAATATTTATGACTGCAAACAATGGCAGCTCACTTGTGCAAATAGGAGAGTGGCGTGTGATCAGGTATGAATAAGCATTGGAACTGCAGCAGTTGATTATGAAATTGCTGCAGTTCTTTTATGAAATAATGCAGCATGATTTTGTATCAATAAAACCAACTGCACGGAAAGGTTCAGGCAAACAAACGAAACAATGAAAAGGAATATGTTCACAAGTGGATTGATCATGGCTTTATCAGCAGTTGGTTTATTGGTATCTGGTTGTAAAAAGAAACAAACAGGCGACACAACACCTCCGCCCGTTATTAATTATGATGTGCCGCCATCTACCTGGCAGGAACATTGGTTCGATCATGCACAACTTGTTTCAAGAGTGCATTATGATTCTTCTATTGTTGTATATTTTGATAATGATGTGCAGAAAAGTATTACATGGCCAAACAGTTTTGTAAAAGAAGTGTGGCAGTACACACGTAAAACCTATGGTTACGAATTTGGAACCGACAAAAGACTGTATGCCATTTTTCATGCTGGTAAATATAGCGGCGGTCACCCGGGTTATTATTACAGCAACCGCCACGATAACAGAAATGTAATTGATTGCGGTTCCTCAGGCCTCACTGCATGGACTACAGGCACGGGTAACGATCTTGATCTTGTTACACACGAAGTAGGACATGTGGTAGAGAGTGCAAACAACAACGCAAAAGGTTCGCCCGCATTTGCTATCTGGAAAGACAGTAAGTGGATGGAGATTTATATATACGATGTGTACAAAGGTTTAGGCCGCACGACTGATGCCGATCGTTGGTATAATTTAATGATGGGTACAACTGATAATTTTCCACGCAGCAACACGCAATGGTTTAAAGATTGGTTTTACCCCATCTATAACCAGTATGGAAAAAGTGAAGTCCTCAATAAATTTTTCAAGTTACTGGCAGCTAATTTTCCAAAGGACGGCAACAGGCAATACACAAGAGATTTAAACTGGGGTGAGTTTATTCATTTCTGGAGCGGGGCAGCAGGAACTAATTTAAAGCCCTTGGCTACAACAGCATTTGGCTGGCCGGCAGAATGGGAAACGCAGTTTAACAAAGCAAAAACCGATTTTCCGTCTGTAACATATTGAATACATTCTGGTAACAATCGATACATATCTTCTGGAAAATAATCTTACTTCGCAATTCAAATAAAGGATCATAAATCACATGATTAAAAGAAAAGTAATGATAGTGGCATTGGCCCTTTCATGTGCAGCAGCAGTATCGGCACAGGTAAAAGACCTTGTGCAGTATGTAAATCCGTTAATGGGTACATTATCGAAACCCGATCTTTCAAATGGTAATACGTATCCTGCCATTGGTACACCGTGGCCGATGAATATGTGGACGCCGCAAACAGGCGACAACGGTAACGGATGGCAATACACGTACACGGCCGATAAGATCCGTGGTTTCAAACAAACACATCAGCCATCGCCATGGATGAATGATTATGGTGTGTTCTCGATCATGCCTGTATCAAAGAAATCAGTATTTAAACAGGAAGAACGTGCTAGTTGGTTTACACACAAAACCGAAGTGGCGCAACCGCATTATTACAGTGTGTACCTGGCCGATCATCATATTACAACAGAACTTACACCAACTGAACGTGCAGCAATTTTCCGCATCACGTATCATTCAACAGATAGTGCGTTTGTAGTGGTGGATGCATTCCGCAGAGGTAGTTATATCAAGATCATTCCCGAAGAGAATAAGATTGTTGGTTACAGCACCTATCATGCAAGAGGGCGATTGAAAAACTTTGCCAACTATTTTGTACTGCAGTTCAACACTCCATTTACATTTAAAAAAGTATGGTCGAAAGATAAGTATGTGGAT
The DNA window shown above is from Lacibacter sp. H375 and carries:
- a CDS encoding RagB/SusD family nutrient uptake outer membrane protein, which gives rise to MKKILSISLIMALFSLGSCKKYLDTVPDNILTIDDVFKTRTNVIRYIGNIYQAMPNEFNQRFSGSENSGNWTGASDEGKYTWDFNYSTNINKSAWANTDGSIATYWDNYYRAIRNSTDFIQRIDAATPEISAAEKTILKGEARALRAFYYYQLLRIYGPVVILGEDLIPVAATPDEVNRPRSTFDECINFVVDQLDKAYTELPVNSAVAGKFTKGVVKAYKVQALMLSASPLFNGNTDYATLKNDDGKNLINQTYDASKWAKAATAAKEFLNEFAPGTYDLFRVTDANPFKAAYLSTRDVIMQSWNKEWIFGRSNSGYGLLRYDRTPFHAGYASQRGAGANGATQAQVDAYFMANGKPITDPTSGYTATGFSSFQAPYDNTTRSTFNQWVNREPRFYVGITYTNSVWLYPDQNTGNLIVTNMEFSGNSGLAQSTSDVTPTGYIIRKGVANTDDARGNLYLRLGQIYLDYAEALNESNPADADILKYLNFIRERAGVAQYGAGVNPLPVPASQVEMRAAIRAERRVELAFENVRYFETRRWKIAEQTDAGPFYGMDRTKNGSAFYTKTLLETRTFRKRDYLFPIPANEVLRNPLIKQNTGW
- a CDS encoding BT_3987 domain-containing protein, whose amino-acid sequence is MQKNNFNKFIGILLLTTAIASCNKPEEVKLANEGSVYMPQAVGTRAKTDLLFTSTNTKQELVFGAAYGGVKVAGTPNNVSFIVDAAKVAAYNTANGTNYTLLPASSYELPNLNAVIPAGSTSSNPLTLTVKTNTVTPGVRYMLPITLSSVSSGEIVSTLQTTYFRFDTLLKKSIDVTGLSTLTVSNENNGGPDNGEGSPKLVDNDVNSKYLFQTWSTALATNGGAWFKLQFATPIKVEAYTLTSANDAATRDLRDWKLQGSNDNTTWVDLDTRAGEMFPSRYLTRRFEVAAPQTFTYYRIFMTANNGSSLVQIGEWRVIRYE